The Hydrogenobacter thermophilus TK-6 genome window below encodes:
- the hypA gene encoding hydrogenase maturation nickel metallochaperone HypA: MHEFSVVQSLMELIERYAQENNARKVTKVVLSIGVLSGIEPHLLELAFNTFKEGTIAEEASLVVEIEKLKIRCQECGRESEKEELNLLCPLCGSLSAQIVAGQDMLLKSLELECNNEA, from the coding sequence ATGCACGAGTTTTCGGTAGTTCAGAGCCTTATGGAGCTTATAGAGAGGTACGCACAGGAGAACAACGCAAGGAAAGTTACGAAGGTCGTTTTAAGCATAGGCGTGCTATCAGGTATAGAACCACACCTTCTTGAGCTTGCCTTTAACACCTTTAAAGAAGGGACCATAGCGGAAGAAGCTTCATTGGTAGTTGAGATAGAAAAGTTAAAGATTAGATGTCAGGAGTGTGGCAGGGAGAGCGAGAAGGAGGAGCTTAACCTTCTGTGTCCCCTCTGCGGTTCTCTGAGCGCGCAGATAGTTGCAGGTCAGGATATGCTTCTCAAGAGCTTAGAGCTGGAGTGCAATAATGAGGCTTAA
- the hypF gene encoding carbamoyltransferase HypF translates to MRLKISLKGAVQGVGFRPFVFRLATELGLKGWVINDSSGVEIEVEGEEKALQKFLLRLNAEKPPLAHIYSQDVEYLMDVGYATFEIRESRGEGRKEVLVLPDIATCEECLRELFDPKDRRYLYPFINCTNCGPRFTIIEKLPYDRPHTTMKTFEMCPICKEEYKNPANRRFHAQPNACPVCGPWVSLYTSEGILKADRDKALKLVAKALKDGLIVAVKGIGGFHLMCDATNEEAVRLLRERKRRSEKPFAVMFRDLEQVSVYAEPTELERALLLSPERPIVLVRKRRDLASSVAPGLKRIGAFLPYSPLHHIILRSVDFPVVATSGNLSDEPIVKDNAEAIQKLSSFAHMILLHNRDIKRRCDDSVVKVIGGVPVPIRRSRGYAPMPAKLPFKLSRKVLALGGMLKNTFAIGFEDTVIISQHIGDVENLETLRSFEEMVFDLMELYEFEPELVVCDLHPRYETTRWGEVFAQSRGIPLIKLQHHYTHILSCMAERGLKERVLGVAWDGTGYGEDGTLWGGEFMVCDYRGYDRVFYIKPFRLIGGERAVKEPRRVALSLLFEMYGKSASDLNNETVRSFTQDELKNLYIAWSKGINSPYSSSVGRLFDAVASLIGIRQKLSYEGQGAMILEDLYDPLVKDHYAFALEDKHIDWRPMFYELLEDREKEKVPSRFINTLAKMCLEVVLRIGVEKVCLSGGVMQNDPLVSKIREFLEKENFKVYTHQKVPPNDGGLSLGQAVYASL, encoded by the coding sequence ATGAGGCTTAAGATAAGCCTTAAGGGTGCGGTGCAAGGTGTGGGTTTCAGACCCTTTGTCTTTCGCCTTGCCACTGAGCTTGGGCTTAAAGGATGGGTGATAAATGACTCTTCGGGTGTTGAGATAGAGGTTGAAGGTGAAGAGAAAGCTTTACAGAAATTTCTGCTTAGACTAAATGCGGAGAAACCACCTTTGGCACATATATACTCGCAGGATGTTGAATACCTTATGGATGTGGGATACGCAACCTTTGAGATAAGGGAGAGCAGAGGTGAAGGAAGAAAAGAGGTCCTGGTACTACCAGATATAGCTACCTGTGAGGAGTGCCTGAGAGAGCTTTTTGACCCAAAAGATAGGAGGTACCTTTACCCCTTTATAAACTGTACCAACTGCGGACCAAGGTTTACCATAATTGAGAAGCTCCCTTACGACAGACCCCACACCACCATGAAAACTTTTGAAATGTGTCCCATCTGTAAAGAAGAGTATAAAAACCCAGCCAACAGAAGATTTCATGCCCAGCCTAATGCCTGTCCCGTGTGCGGACCTTGGGTGAGCCTTTACACCAGCGAAGGAATCCTTAAGGCTGATAGAGATAAAGCATTAAAGCTCGTTGCCAAAGCTCTAAAAGATGGTCTGATAGTTGCAGTAAAAGGCATTGGTGGATTCCATCTTATGTGCGATGCCACCAACGAGGAGGCGGTAAGACTTCTGAGAGAGAGAAAAAGAAGGTCAGAAAAGCCCTTTGCGGTCATGTTCAGAGATTTAGAGCAGGTGAGTGTGTATGCAGAGCCAACGGAGTTAGAGCGTGCCCTCCTGCTTTCTCCCGAAAGACCTATAGTTTTAGTGAGGAAACGAAGGGATCTTGCATCATCTGTGGCGCCTGGACTAAAAAGAATAGGAGCTTTTCTACCTTATTCACCTCTTCACCACATTATCTTGAGAAGCGTTGATTTCCCGGTGGTAGCTACATCAGGCAATCTGTCCGACGAGCCTATAGTTAAGGACAATGCGGAGGCGATACAAAAGCTCTCCTCCTTTGCGCACATGATTCTGCTCCACAACAGGGATATAAAGCGAAGATGCGATGACTCGGTGGTGAAGGTAATAGGCGGAGTGCCTGTACCCATAAGAAGGTCAAGGGGATACGCACCCATGCCTGCAAAGCTCCCCTTTAAACTAAGCAGGAAGGTCTTAGCCCTCGGTGGTATGCTGAAAAACACCTTTGCCATAGGCTTTGAAGATACCGTTATAATCAGTCAGCACATTGGTGATGTGGAGAACTTAGAAACTCTCAGAAGCTTTGAAGAGATGGTCTTTGACCTTATGGAACTCTACGAGTTTGAGCCTGAGCTTGTAGTGTGCGACCTGCACCCCCGGTACGAAACCACCAGATGGGGGGAAGTCTTTGCTCAGAGCAGGGGAATACCCCTGATAAAACTTCAGCATCACTACACCCACATACTTTCATGCATGGCGGAAAGGGGTTTGAAGGAAAGGGTTTTAGGAGTGGCCTGGGATGGTACGGGTTATGGTGAGGATGGTACTCTGTGGGGTGGAGAGTTTATGGTCTGTGATTATAGAGGATACGACAGGGTTTTTTACATAAAGCCTTTCAGGCTCATAGGCGGTGAGAGGGCAGTGAAGGAACCGAGGAGGGTAGCTCTGTCCTTACTCTTTGAAATGTATGGCAAGTCCGCTTCTGACTTAAACAACGAAACGGTAAGGTCTTTTACCCAAGACGAGCTTAAAAACCTTTACATTGCTTGGTCCAAAGGCATAAACTCTCCCTACTCAAGCTCTGTGGGAAGACTCTTTGACGCGGTTGCTTCGCTCATCGGTATAAGACAGAAGCTTTCTTACGAGGGTCAGGGAGCTATGATACTGGAAGACCTTTACGACCCTTTGGTGAAGGACCACTACGCTTTTGCGTTGGAAGACAAACACATAGACTGGAGACCTATGTTTTACGAGCTTCTGGAGGATAGGGAGAAAGAAAAGGTACCGTCAAGGTTTATAAACACGCTGGCAAAGATGTGTCTTGAGGTGGTTCTCAGGATAGGGGTAGAAAAGGTTTGTTTATCGGGAGGCGTTATGCAAAACGACCCATTAGTGAGCAAAATCAGAGAGTTTTTAGAAAAAGAGAACTTTAAGGTTTATACGCACCAGAAAGTGCCTCCCAACGACGGAGGTTTATCCTTAGGTCAGGCGGTTTACGCGTCCCTCTGA
- a CDS encoding hydrogenase expression/formation protein, with amino-acid sequence MLMNAPAILNEILQALKDLYQKGEEHIIYINKIPLTEEDRLAILDVLGEGQVKIRLESKTQPAEWRETGVYGVWIGVFFDRDNKPILETIEITTFPHMASSQREDIEESIRLLEERLKVLLQRDA; translated from the coding sequence ATGCTTATGAATGCCCCTGCCATACTAAATGAAATACTTCAAGCCCTTAAAGACCTCTACCAGAAAGGTGAAGAACACATCATCTACATAAACAAGATACCCCTTACGGAAGAGGACAGGCTGGCTATACTGGACGTTCTGGGTGAGGGTCAGGTGAAAATAAGGCTTGAGTCCAAAACCCAGCCTGCGGAGTGGAGAGAAACGGGTGTGTACGGTGTATGGATAGGTGTATTTTTTGACAGAGATAACAAGCCCATCTTAGAAACCATTGAGATAACCACCTTTCCACACATGGCATCCTCCCAAAGAGAAGACATAGAAGAATCTATAAGACTGCTGGAAGAGAGGTTAAAGGTTTTGCTTCAGAGGGACGCGTAA
- a CDS encoding thioredoxin family protein has product MRSLSIRELESMLAEGKTLALYVYSESKKDTLRELFDTQVVVPELERAFDSKVEFYSINADEHPEILRRYKLPSLVLFKEGVEVSKLEGIKAWNEYVEALSCL; this is encoded by the coding sequence ATGAGGAGCTTGAGCATACGAGAGCTTGAAAGTATGCTTGCGGAGGGTAAAACTCTCGCCCTGTATGTATATTCCGAATCAAAGAAGGATACTCTGAGGGAGCTTTTTGATACTCAAGTGGTGGTGCCTGAGCTGGAAAGAGCCTTCGACAGTAAGGTGGAGTTTTATTCTATAAATGCTGACGAACATCCGGAGATTTTAAGAAGGTACAAGCTCCCCTCCCTGGTTCTTTTCAAAGAAGGCGTAGAAGTCTCAAAGCTTGAAGGTATAAAGGCTTGGAACGAGTATGTGGAGGCTCTATCATGCTTATGA
- a CDS encoding HyaD/HybD family hydrogenase maturation endopeptidase, with protein sequence MRTLLLGIGNILLSDEGLGVRAVEELKSRFKFPPYVELMDGGTLGMDLLYFMEGFERLLVIDAVLGGNPPGTLYKFNDEEVKAYFKRKVSAHELGFQEILALAVLLGKRPKEIVLVGMEPESLNISLELSTTVKERLHLLIEEVLKQLEDWGIEYEELEHTRA encoded by the coding sequence ATGAGAACCCTTCTGCTTGGTATAGGGAACATTCTCCTTTCGGATGAGGGCTTGGGAGTGAGAGCTGTGGAGGAGCTAAAGAGCAGGTTTAAGTTTCCCCCGTATGTTGAGCTTATGGATGGTGGCACCTTGGGTATGGACCTGCTTTACTTTATGGAAGGCTTTGAGAGGCTTCTGGTAATTGATGCTGTGCTTGGGGGCAATCCCCCCGGCACCCTTTACAAATTCAATGATGAAGAGGTGAAAGCATACTTTAAGAGGAAGGTCTCCGCTCATGAGCTTGGCTTTCAGGAAATTCTGGCACTCGCAGTCCTTCTTGGGAAGAGACCCAAAGAGATAGTCCTCGTAGGTATGGAGCCGGAAAGCCTGAACATTTCCCTTGAGCTTTCCACCACAGTCAAAGAGAGGTTGCATCTTCTTATAGAAGAAGTCTTAAAACAGCTTGAGGATTGGGGAATAGAGTATGAGGAGCTTGAGCATACGAGAGCTTGA
- the cybH gene encoding Ni/Fe-hydrogenase, b-type cytochrome subunit, which produces MNARKIYIFSPGLRVWHWVNFLAIMVLFFTGLYIGNPFFLGPVGVEATYAYREGITMDFIRKIHFIAGYVLLAAFIFRIIIAIFSKRDRLLFPTIWRRDYWTGLREITLKYIFVMRDAEGHEYVRNACARTFYPLVYLMILFMIMTGFAMYGMSKPGGFWPSLFGWILGFLGGEFMVHMWHHWVAWLIIIFAVLHVYFVVREEAIKKNGELSSMFSGYKVFEKEPVDIKDVE; this is translated from the coding sequence ATGAATGCAAGGAAGATATACATATTCAGTCCAGGCTTGAGAGTATGGCACTGGGTAAACTTTCTTGCCATAATGGTTCTCTTCTTCACTGGACTTTACATAGGCAATCCCTTCTTTTTAGGTCCGGTGGGTGTGGAGGCGACTTACGCTTACAGAGAAGGTATAACTATGGACTTCATCAGGAAGATACACTTTATAGCGGGTTATGTCCTCCTTGCTGCTTTTATCTTCAGAATCATCATAGCTATCTTTAGCAAGAGGGATAGGTTGCTGTTTCCTACCATCTGGAGAAGAGATTACTGGACAGGTCTAAGGGAGATCACCTTAAAGTACATCTTTGTAATGAGGGATGCGGAAGGTCATGAATATGTAAGGAACGCCTGTGCGAGGACTTTCTACCCCCTTGTTTATCTTATGATCCTCTTTATGATAATGACAGGCTTTGCCATGTATGGCATGTCTAAACCCGGTGGCTTTTGGCCTTCCCTCTTTGGATGGATTTTGGGATTTCTTGGCGGTGAGTTTATGGTGCATATGTGGCACCACTGGGTCGCCTGGCTTATAATCATCTTTGCGGTGCTTCATGTTTACTTTGTGGTCAGAGAAGAAGCCATCAAGAAGAATGGTGAGCTATCCTCCATGTTCAGCGGTTATAAGGTGTTTGAGAAGGAGCCTGTGGACATAAAGGATGTGGAGTGA
- a CDS encoding nickel-dependent hydrogenase large subunit — translation MARVVVDPVTRIEGHLRIELIVDEKTGKVQDAVSSGTMWRGIELILRGRDPRDAWAFAQRICGVCTSIHAHASVRCIEDALEIQIPKNANYIRNIMYGSLQTHDHLVHFYHLHALDWVSPVEALKADPVQTAVLQNQLLEKYGAIAELVPDPIGHRAYPRKFPKATPGYYRAFQEKIKKIVESGQLGIFAAHWWDHPDYKLLPPEVHLMAVAHYLNMLDVQRELFIPQVVFGGKNPHPHYLVGGMTCSISMNDMNAPVNAERLAVVEDAIYTQVEAVNLFYLIDLLAIGQIYVQKGQVYGGGLAKKRVLGYGEFPDEPYKGIKTGDYHSKILYHCNGVVEDFAEGIDKAKYYPMVGKDFADPNVIQEYVAHSWYRYPDESKGLHPWEGITEPNYTGPKEGTKTQWKYLDEKGKYSWIKSPRWRGKPCEVGPLARYIVVYTAVKQGHIKPSWMDEMVVRQIDLISKVLDLPPHVWLPTTVGRTAARGLEAQLGASANLYFLKKLYDNIKAGDTAVANMEKWDPSTWPKEAKGVGITDAPRGALGHWVIIKDGKIHNYQCVVPTTWNGGARDPMGGQGAFEECMKDTPVKVVDKPLEVLRGVHSFDPCLACSTHLYNTEGEEIVQVKVQGANICY, via the coding sequence ATGGCAAGGGTGGTTGTTGACCCGGTAACCAGAATTGAAGGTCACCTGAGGATTGAGCTGATAGTTGACGAAAAGACAGGCAAGGTTCAAGATGCTGTATCCTCGGGTACCATGTGGAGAGGTATTGAACTCATCCTGCGAGGAAGAGACCCAAGGGATGCGTGGGCTTTTGCTCAGAGAATATGCGGTGTTTGCACATCCATTCATGCTCATGCCTCTGTAAGGTGCATAGAGGATGCTCTTGAGATCCAAATTCCCAAAAATGCCAACTACATAAGGAACATAATGTACGGCTCTTTGCAAACTCACGATCACTTGGTGCACTTTTACCACCTTCACGCTCTTGACTGGGTATCTCCTGTGGAAGCACTGAAGGCAGACCCCGTACAGACTGCGGTCTTGCAGAACCAGCTGCTGGAAAAGTACGGAGCCATAGCGGAACTTGTGCCAGATCCCATAGGACACAGAGCCTACCCAAGAAAGTTTCCAAAGGCTACCCCAGGATACTACAGAGCTTTTCAGGAGAAGATAAAGAAGATAGTGGAGAGCGGACAGCTTGGCATCTTTGCTGCCCACTGGTGGGACCATCCCGATTACAAACTCCTACCACCGGAAGTGCACCTCATGGCTGTAGCTCACTACCTTAACATGCTTGATGTTCAGAGAGAGCTTTTCATCCCTCAGGTGGTATTCGGTGGCAAAAACCCTCACCCCCACTACCTGGTGGGAGGTATGACATGCTCCATATCCATGAATGATATGAACGCTCCTGTAAACGCAGAAAGGCTCGCGGTGGTTGAAGATGCCATATACACGCAGGTAGAAGCTGTTAACCTCTTCTACCTTATTGACCTCTTAGCCATAGGACAGATATACGTGCAGAAAGGTCAGGTTTACGGTGGTGGTCTGGCAAAGAAAAGAGTCCTTGGCTACGGCGAGTTTCCCGATGAACCTTACAAGGGTATAAAAACAGGAGATTATCACAGCAAAATACTTTACCACTGCAACGGGGTTGTGGAGGACTTTGCGGAAGGCATTGACAAGGCTAAGTATTACCCTATGGTGGGGAAGGACTTTGCAGACCCAAATGTAATACAGGAGTATGTGGCTCATTCCTGGTACAGGTATCCGGACGAGAGCAAGGGGCTTCACCCGTGGGAGGGCATAACAGAGCCCAACTATACGGGTCCGAAGGAAGGTACAAAAACCCAGTGGAAGTATCTTGATGAGAAAGGTAAGTACTCCTGGATAAAGTCACCCAGGTGGAGAGGAAAGCCCTGCGAGGTGGGACCTCTGGCAAGGTACATAGTAGTATACACTGCTGTGAAGCAGGGTCACATAAAGCCAAGCTGGATGGATGAGATGGTGGTAAGGCAGATAGACCTCATTTCTAAGGTGCTTGACCTACCTCCCCATGTCTGGCTACCTACAACTGTTGGAAGAACTGCGGCAAGGGGACTTGAGGCACAGCTGGGTGCTTCCGCAAACCTCTACTTTCTCAAGAAGCTCTACGATAACATAAAGGCGGGGGACACTGCAGTTGCCAACATGGAAAAGTGGGACCCATCCACATGGCCAAAGGAGGCAAAGGGTGTTGGTATAACGGATGCACCAAGGGGTGCCTTGGGTCACTGGGTGATTATTAAGGACGGTAAAATACACAATTACCAGTGTGTCGTTCCCACAACATGGAACGGCGGAGCGAGAGACCCTATGGGAGGACAGGGCGCTTTTGAGGAGTGCATGAAGGATACGCCCGTCAAAGTAGTGGATAAACCCCTTGAGGTGCTAAGAGGCGTACACTCCTTTGACCCATGTCTGGCATGTTCCACACACCTTTACAACACTGAAGGGGAAGAGATAGTGCAGGTCAAGGTGCAGGGAGCTAACATTTGCTACTGA
- a CDS encoding hydrogenase small subunit encodes METFWEAFKRHGVSRRDFLKFATTITGIMGLSPSMIPQVVRALETKPRVPVLWIHGLECTCCSESFIRSATPLASDVVLSMISLEYDDTLSAAAGEALEKHREEVIKKYWGNYILAVEGNPPLGQDGMYCVVGGKAFLENLKESAKGAKAVIAWGSCASWGCVQAAKPNPTTAVPIHKVITDKPIIKVPGCPPIAEVMTGVIMYMVLFDAIPPLDSQGRPKQFYGNRIHDTCYRRAFFNAGQFVERFDDDGAKKGWCLYKVGCRGPTTYNSCGNIRWYNGLSYPIQAGHGCIGCAEEDFWDKSPFYQRLTTIPLPSVEASPDKVGAVAVAAAAAGAVAHGVISKIRNKGGK; translated from the coding sequence ATGGAGACCTTTTGGGAAGCCTTTAAAAGGCACGGTGTCAGTAGACGGGACTTTTTAAAGTTTGCAACTACTATAACAGGCATAATGGGTCTTTCTCCATCCATGATACCTCAGGTGGTGAGAGCTTTGGAAACAAAGCCACGGGTACCGGTTCTTTGGATACATGGGCTTGAGTGTACTTGCTGCTCCGAATCTTTTATAAGGTCCGCTACCCCTCTTGCTTCGGATGTGGTGCTTTCCATGATATCTCTTGAGTACGATGATACGCTGTCTGCTGCAGCGGGAGAAGCCCTTGAAAAGCACAGGGAGGAGGTCATAAAAAAGTACTGGGGAAATTACATTCTTGCTGTTGAGGGAAATCCACCTTTGGGTCAGGACGGTATGTACTGTGTGGTGGGAGGAAAGGCTTTCCTTGAGAATCTCAAAGAATCTGCCAAAGGTGCAAAGGCTGTCATCGCTTGGGGTTCTTGCGCCAGTTGGGGATGCGTTCAGGCGGCAAAGCCCAATCCAACCACCGCCGTCCCTATACACAAGGTCATAACCGACAAACCCATCATAAAAGTTCCAGGATGTCCCCCCATAGCGGAGGTTATGACGGGTGTTATTATGTACATGGTTCTCTTTGATGCTATACCACCTTTGGATTCTCAGGGAAGACCTAAGCAGTTTTACGGTAACAGGATACACGATACGTGCTACAGGAGAGCCTTCTTCAACGCAGGTCAGTTTGTGGAAAGGTTTGACGACGACGGAGCCAAAAAAGGTTGGTGCCTTTACAAGGTAGGGTGCAGAGGACCAACCACTTACAACTCCTGCGGTAATATACGCTGGTACAACGGGCTTTCTTATCCCATTCAGGCGGGACATGGTTGCATAGGCTGTGCGGAGGAGGACTTTTGGGATAAGAGTCCCTTCTATCAGAGACTTACCACCATACCCCTGCCGAGCGTAGAAGCAAGCCCGGACAAGGTGGGAGCGGTAGCTGTTGCAGCTGCTGCAGCCGGTGCTGTTGCTCACGGTGTAATCTCCAAAATTAGGAATAAAGGAGGTAAGTAA
- the gap gene encoding type I glyceraldehyde-3-phosphate dehydrogenase, which translates to MSVRVGINGFGRIGRSFLRACYGREDIQIVAVNDLTDTKTLAHLLKYDSVHGPFLGHVSADDNTIYVDGNKIKVFSQRDPSQIPWGDVGVDIVVESTGMFTSREKAQLHLRDTVKKVIISAPAKDPDITIVLGVNEEAYDPENHRIISNASCTTNCLAPTLKVLQKNFGVKYGYMVTVHAYTNDQRVLDLPHKDLRRARAAAINIIPTTTGAAKAIGDVIPELKGKLDGTARRVPVSDGSLIDLTVIVEKKPSDAKEVNLAFKEASENELKDILQYTEEPIVSQDIIGNPHSAIFDAGLTQVIEDMVHVVAWYDNEWGYSCRLRDLVAYIWQREEVLKT; encoded by the coding sequence ATGAGCGTAAGAGTGGGTATAAACGGCTTTGGTAGGATAGGAAGGTCCTTTCTGAGAGCGTGTTACGGAAGAGAAGATATACAGATAGTGGCTGTTAACGACCTTACAGATACGAAAACCTTAGCTCATCTTCTCAAGTACGACTCGGTGCACGGTCCTTTTTTGGGGCATGTAAGCGCAGATGACAATACCATATATGTTGATGGTAATAAGATAAAGGTTTTCTCTCAGAGGGATCCTTCCCAGATACCTTGGGGAGATGTGGGTGTGGACATAGTGGTAGAATCAACAGGGATGTTCACGAGTAGAGAGAAGGCACAGCTTCACCTCAGAGATACTGTAAAAAAAGTCATCATATCCGCACCAGCCAAAGACCCAGATATAACTATTGTATTGGGAGTAAATGAGGAAGCATACGACCCGGAAAACCACAGGATCATATCCAATGCATCCTGCACCACCAACTGCCTCGCACCTACTCTGAAGGTACTTCAGAAAAACTTTGGAGTAAAGTACGGCTACATGGTAACGGTTCACGCCTACACCAACGACCAGAGAGTTTTGGACCTGCCTCATAAAGACCTAAGAAGAGCAAGAGCTGCGGCAATAAACATAATACCAACCACAACAGGTGCAGCTAAAGCTATAGGTGATGTGATCCCAGAGCTTAAGGGTAAGCTTGACGGCACTGCAAGGAGAGTGCCAGTTTCTGATGGGTCTCTCATAGACCTCACAGTAATAGTAGAGAAAAAGCCTTCGGATGCCAAAGAGGTAAACCTCGCTTTCAAAGAAGCATCGGAAAACGAATTAAAGGACATACTTCAGTACACAGAAGAACCCATAGTCTCTCAGGATATAATAGGGAATCCTCATTCGGCTATATTTGATGCCGGCCTTACTCAAGTTATAGAGGACATGGTACATGTAGTTGCTTGGTATGACAATGAATGGGGATATTCGTGCAGACTCAGGGATCTTGTAGCTTATATCTGGCAGAGGGAGGAGGTACTAAAGACTTAA
- a CDS encoding HU family DNA-binding protein translates to MTRKSIVDDLWKDGNSGLSKKTLYSIINYIFDQINQALVEGQEVKISGFGTFRVRHTKGRRGRNPRTGEMRVIHPKRTVQLKPSKKLTTELNLLAKRCKI, encoded by the coding sequence ATGACAAGAAAAAGTATAGTTGATGATCTTTGGAAAGATGGCAATAGTGGTCTCTCAAAAAAAACTCTTTACAGCATAATTAATTATATCTTTGATCAAATAAATCAGGCTCTTGTGGAAGGTCAAGAGGTGAAAATTTCGGGATTTGGCACCTTCAGAGTAAGGCATACAAAGGGCAGGAGGGGTAGAAACCCAAGGACTGGTGAGATGAGAGTAATACATCCTAAGCGCACCGTCCAGCTTAAACCAAGCAAAAAACTCACCACCGAGTTGAATCTGCTTGCCAAAAGATGTAAAATTTAG
- a CDS encoding S1 RNA-binding domain-containing protein, with product MGEFEKLLEKSLEEAREIRRGEIIRCKVIKVDERNIYVDVGYKVEGIIPREEIPDAKEGDEIKAVVTKISRGGSPILSYRKYIEERYIHFLRSAYEKGRFLTGRIKDKTEEGYTVDINGITAFMPLGEAGRKLREGSKVVVKITDFQSTKEGIKLKVSQRAYLAQQEKRKKERLIAKLKVGEVVEGRVIKIDPEKGITLLVQGVLRAFLPKEELSWGRDKNPYNYAEIDEKLRVKVKRIPKDGEFIFVSLREMKENPWDKIGDKINKGDTLSARVVEISDKGMLVELQEGVEGFVPKEEISYDGSISYRKGSEVKVKVLEFEPSRRRLILSVKRALPKPWEEFFKDHPAGSRVKGRVERIEGAKALVDLGNGVKGIVHRSDLSWVKPGRVEEVLKEGQEREFAVLALEGKFIKLGLKQLTPNPWELITKNYTVGQKVTLKVKSSHPFGVFLEFPEGVDGLLPLSEIPKGTDLKEGMQVEVKILEIAPEEGRITLSMKEEKEEKKEEVISTGSESGFTLGDILKKKMKL from the coding sequence ATGGGCGAATTTGAGAAACTGCTTGAGAAAAGTCTTGAAGAGGCAAGAGAGATAAGAAGGGGGGAGATCATACGATGTAAGGTTATAAAGGTGGACGAAAGGAACATATATGTGGATGTAGGTTACAAGGTGGAGGGGATAATTCCAAGGGAGGAAATTCCGGACGCAAAGGAGGGAGACGAGATAAAGGCTGTGGTAACCAAGATATCAAGAGGGGGTTCCCCTATCCTCTCATACAGGAAGTATATAGAGGAGAGATACATTCACTTTTTGCGTTCTGCTTACGAGAAGGGAAGGTTCCTTACTGGGAGGATAAAGGATAAGACGGAGGAGGGTTACACAGTTGACATCAATGGTATCACTGCCTTTATGCCTCTGGGTGAAGCAGGTAGAAAGCTCAGAGAAGGCTCAAAGGTGGTGGTAAAGATAACGGATTTTCAAAGCACGAAAGAAGGTATAAAGCTGAAAGTATCCCAGCGAGCTTACCTGGCACAGCAGGAGAAAAGGAAAAAAGAGAGATTGATAGCAAAGCTCAAAGTGGGTGAAGTGGTAGAAGGTAGAGTGATAAAAATAGACCCCGAGAAGGGCATAACACTGCTTGTTCAAGGGGTTCTGCGTGCCTTTCTTCCCAAAGAGGAGCTTTCTTGGGGTAGGGATAAAAACCCTTACAACTACGCAGAAATAGACGAAAAACTCAGAGTAAAGGTAAAACGCATACCCAAAGACGGAGAGTTCATATTTGTGAGCCTAAGAGAGATGAAGGAAAACCCTTGGGATAAGATAGGGGACAAGATAAACAAAGGAGATACACTCTCTGCCAGGGTGGTGGAGATTTCGGACAAAGGCATGCTGGTGGAACTGCAGGAAGGTGTAGAAGGCTTTGTACCCAAGGAGGAGATATCTTACGATGGAAGTATAAGCTACAGAAAAGGGTCTGAGGTAAAAGTCAAGGTGCTTGAGTTTGAGCCATCAAGGAGAAGGCTCATCTTAAGCGTAAAGAGGGCATTGCCAAAACCTTGGGAGGAGTTCTTCAAAGATCATCCTGCAGGTAGCAGGGTGAAAGGTAGAGTAGAACGCATAGAGGGGGCAAAAGCTCTGGTGGACCTGGGTAATGGTGTAAAGGGCATAGTGCATAGGAGTGATCTCTCGTGGGTAAAACCTGGGAGAGTTGAGGAAGTGTTAAAGGAAGGCCAGGAGCGAGAATTTGCTGTTCTTGCCTTGGAAGGAAAATTCATAAAGTTAGGACTAAAGCAACTTACGCCCAATCCTTGGGAGCTTATAACCAAAAACTACACAGTAGGTCAAAAGGTAACGCTAAAAGTTAAATCATCCCATCCCTTTGGTGTCTTTCTTGAGTTTCCGGAAGGTGTAGATGGTCTTTTACCCCTATCTGAGATACCAAAAGGCACCGACCTAAAAGAGGGTATGCAGGTAGAGGTAAAAATACTTGAGATAGCTCCAGAGGAAGGGAGAATAACGCTGAGCATGAAGGAGGAGAAGGAGGAAAAAAAGGAGGAGGTCATCAGTACAGGATCCGAGAGCGGCTTCACCTTGGGTGACATACTCAAGAAAAAGATGAAACTGTGA